A window from Blastocatellia bacterium encodes these proteins:
- a CDS encoding response regulator, whose protein sequence is MARVLLVDDEPSMRLFYSGVLADQGHDVLEAISGHEAMRLINHEPFDLIVLDIKLRAENGLNLLQHIVHDHPGLPVILLTAYLSFQDDYTSWLADSYVLKSSDPSEFLNEVNRIMSQSHERTTPRGSLLASPRPVAKQR, encoded by the coding sequence ATGGCGAGAGTTTTGTTAGTAGACGACGAGCCGAGTATGCGGTTATTTTATTCGGGTGTTCTGGCCGACCAAGGCCATGATGTACTCGAAGCCATCTCAGGCCACGAGGCGATGCGGTTAATCAACCACGAACCGTTCGATCTCATCGTCCTGGATATTAAGCTTCGCGCTGAAAACGGGCTCAATTTGCTTCAACACATCGTGCATGATCATCCCGGTTTGCCTGTCATTCTCCTGACGGCCTACCTTTCGTTCCAGGATGATTACACGTCGTGGCTGGCGGATAGCTACGTATTGAAGTCGAGCGATCCTAGCGAATTTCTCAACGAGGTGAATCGAATCATGAGCCAGAGCCACGAGCGGACGACGCCAAGGGGGTCCCTGCTTGCAAGTCCCCGCCCCGTCGCAAAGCAGAGGTAG